From the genome of Deinococcus sp. JMULE3, one region includes:
- a CDS encoding cation:proton antiporter, which yields MFKGLGWRAALPLGVLLSGGALAASSAGTADLLFALFWVVLAAAVFGTVASKLGVPAVVGQVLAGILIGPSVLSLVRPDAFMLSLAELGAVFLLFMVGLETRFRDLLSVGKEALLVAVLGIAFPLALGFGFGLWQDQGNVSALFVGTALVATSVGITAKVLQEMGVLDARFAQVILGAAVIDDILGLTLLAVVSGLGAGESMSAAQVALILGLSVGFVALVLAVGIPLVRRFQPRLRNLSLARMFNVAIVVGLGVAALSTVAGLAPIIGAFLAGMVLAEVKDEVEFESKVHALESFLAPIFFVVVGLQLDLGVLGDPVVIVAGLILTVLAVIGKVAGGLIGARSMGRRQSLLVGVGMVPRGEVGLIVASLGLAAGVIGKQVYAEVLLMVLLTTVLAPLVLRALAPRPERDAPAA from the coding sequence CGCTGGGGGTGCTGCTGTCGGGCGGCGCGCTGGCGGCGAGTTCGGCGGGAACGGCGGATCTGCTGTTCGCGCTGTTCTGGGTGGTGCTGGCGGCGGCGGTGTTCGGGACGGTCGCCTCGAAGCTGGGGGTTCCGGCGGTGGTGGGGCAGGTGCTGGCCGGGATCCTGATCGGGCCGAGCGTGCTGAGTCTGGTCCGCCCGGACGCGTTCATGCTGAGCCTCGCGGAACTGGGCGCGGTGTTCCTGCTGTTCATGGTAGGCCTGGAGACCCGCTTCCGTGACCTGCTGTCCGTGGGCAAGGAGGCGCTGCTGGTGGCGGTGCTGGGTATCGCATTCCCGCTGGCGCTGGGCTTCGGGTTCGGGCTGTGGCAGGACCAGGGGAACGTGAGTGCGCTGTTCGTGGGCACGGCGCTCGTGGCGACGTCGGTGGGCATCACGGCGAAGGTGCTGCAGGAGATGGGCGTGCTGGACGCCCGCTTCGCGCAGGTGATCCTGGGTGCGGCCGTCATCGACGACATCCTGGGGCTGACGCTGCTGGCGGTCGTCAGCGGCCTGGGCGCGGGGGAGAGCATGAGTGCCGCGCAGGTGGCGCTGATCCTGGGCCTCAGCGTGGGGTTCGTGGCGCTGGTGCTCGCCGTGGGCATCCCGCTCGTCCGGCGCTTCCAGCCCCGCCTGCGGAACCTGAGCCTGGCGCGCATGTTCAACGTGGCGATCGTGGTGGGCCTGGGCGTGGCGGCGCTGAGCACGGTCGCGGGCCTCGCGCCTATCATCGGGGCGTTCCTGGCAGGCATGGTCCTCGCGGAGGTGAAGGACGAGGTGGAGTTCGAGTCGAAGGTCCACGCCCTGGAGTCCTTCCTCGCCCCGATCTTCTTCGTGGTGGTCGGCCTGCAGCTGGACCTGGGCGTGCTGGGTGACCCGGTCGTGATCGTCGCGGGTCTGATCCTGACGGTGCTGGCCGTGATCGGCAAGGTCGCGGGCGGCCTGATCGGTGCGCGCAGCATGGGCAGGCGGCAGTCGCTGCTGGTCGGCGTGGGCATGGTCCCGCGCGGCGAGGTCGGGTTGATCGTCGCCAGCCTGGGCCTCGCGGCGGGCGTGATCGGCAAGCAGGTGTACGCCGAGGTGCTGCTGATGGTCCTCCTGACGACCGTGCTGGCGCCGCTGGTGCTGCGCGCCCTCGCCCCCCGCCCGGAACGGGACGCGCCCGCCGCCTGA
- a CDS encoding 23S rRNA (cytosine(2499)-C(5))-methyltransferase: MPDVPAAPTRSRLRLRVSPAAEAHVRAGHPWVYESSLRAQNRDGDAGELAVIYDRRDRFLAIGLFDPDSPLRVRVLHQGTPATLDDAWWAARLDEALLRRAPLFGPDTDGYRAVNGESDGFPGLVVDRYAGTLVVKLYTAAWFPHLERILGLLAERFPDFALVLRLSRNIQTRAREEGLFDGQLLAGSVGNGTVVFHETGLAFEAEVLRGQKTGFFLDQRDNRRRVEKYARGRRVLNAFSFSGGFSLYAARGGAAHVVSLDISAHALDSAGRNYALNPKLTAPHETVQADVFEWLADTDRDFDLVILDPPSLARRETERAGAIRAYGKLAADGIRRLATGGILLSASCSAHVTAEEFWDAVRDAATRSGRKWRELHTSQHAPDHHATFPEAQYLKAIFIQFD; this comes from the coding sequence ATGCCGGACGTTCCCGCCGCCCCCACCCGTTCCCGCCTGAGACTGCGGGTGTCCCCCGCTGCCGAGGCGCACGTCCGCGCCGGGCACCCCTGGGTGTACGAGTCCAGCCTCCGCGCCCAGAACCGCGACGGCGACGCGGGCGAACTGGCCGTCATCTACGACCGCCGCGACCGCTTCCTGGCGATCGGCCTGTTCGACCCGGACAGCCCGCTGCGCGTGCGGGTGCTGCACCAGGGCACCCCCGCCACGCTGGACGACGCGTGGTGGGCGGCGCGGCTGGACGAGGCGCTGCTGCGCCGCGCGCCGCTGTTCGGCCCGGACACCGACGGGTACCGCGCCGTCAACGGCGAATCCGACGGGTTCCCCGGACTGGTCGTGGACCGCTACGCGGGCACGCTGGTCGTGAAGCTGTACACCGCCGCGTGGTTCCCGCACCTGGAACGCATCCTGGGCCTCCTCGCGGAGCGCTTCCCGGACTTCGCGCTGGTGCTGCGCCTGAGCCGCAACATCCAGACCCGCGCCCGAGAGGAGGGCCTGTTCGACGGTCAGCTTCTCGCCGGGAGTGTCGGGAACGGCACTGTCGTCTTCCACGAGACCGGACTGGCCTTCGAAGCGGAAGTCCTGCGCGGCCAGAAGACCGGGTTCTTCCTCGACCAGCGTGACAACCGCCGCCGCGTCGAGAAGTACGCGCGGGGCCGCCGGGTCCTGAACGCCTTCTCGTTCAGCGGCGGCTTCAGCCTGTACGCCGCGCGCGGCGGGGCGGCGCACGTCGTCAGCCTCGACATCAGCGCGCACGCGCTGGACAGCGCGGGGCGCAACTACGCCCTGAACCCGAAACTCACCGCCCCGCACGAGACCGTCCAGGCCGACGTGTTCGAATGGCTCGCCGACACCGACCGCGACTTCGACCTCGTGATCCTCGACCCGCCCTCCCTGGCCCGCCGCGAGACCGAACGGGCCGGCGCGATCCGCGCGTACGGGAAACTCGCCGCCGACGGCATCCGCCGCCTCGCCACGGGCGGCATCCTCCTCAGTGCGTCGTGCTCCGCGCACGTCACCGCCGAGGAATTCTGGGACGCCGTCCGCGACGCCGCCACCCGCTCGGGCCGCAAGTGGCGCGAACTGCACACCAGCCAGCACGCCCCCGACCACCACGCGACCTTCCCGGAAGCGCAGTACCTCAAGGCCATCTTCATCCAGTTCGACTGA
- the dinB gene encoding DNA polymerase IV — protein MPALRKIVHVDMDAFYASVEQRDDARLRGRPVAVAWGGRRSVVLTASYEARPFGVRSAMPLYRALERCPELVVVEPRFEAYREVSAQIRAVFAAFTPLVEPLSLDEAYLDVTAPLTGGPSATRIAQAIRRQIRAGTGLTATAGVSVNKFLAKLASGLHKPDGLTVILPAQVDELLAALPVGDFHGIGPATAAKLAGMGIRTGADLRAADPAALTARFGVHGAHFSRIARGLDDRAVEPDRPHRSVGTEETYGHDLRGVDAVAARLPVLAQGVERRLERVGLAARTVVLKLKFDDRSVITRRVTLPLPVHAAPDLARAAARLLTPELLAGRGVRLAGITAAGLVPAGQLPTQPLLLGG, from the coding sequence GTGCCTGCGCTCCGCAAGATCGTTCACGTGGACATGGACGCGTTCTACGCGTCGGTGGAGCAGCGGGACGACGCGCGGCTGCGGGGGCGGCCCGTGGCGGTCGCGTGGGGCGGGCGGCGTTCGGTGGTCCTGACGGCGAGTTACGAGGCGCGGCCCTTCGGGGTGCGGTCGGCGATGCCGCTGTACCGCGCGCTGGAACGCTGCCCGGAGCTGGTGGTGGTGGAGCCGAGGTTCGAGGCGTACCGCGAGGTGAGCGCGCAGATCCGCGCGGTGTTCGCCGCGTTCACGCCGCTGGTGGAGCCGCTGTCGCTGGACGAGGCGTACCTGGACGTGACCGCGCCCCTGACGGGCGGGCCGAGCGCGACGCGCATCGCGCAGGCGATCCGGCGGCAGATCCGCGCGGGGACGGGCCTGACGGCGACGGCAGGCGTGAGCGTGAACAAGTTCCTGGCGAAACTCGCCAGCGGACTGCACAAGCCCGACGGGCTGACCGTGATCCTGCCCGCGCAGGTAGACGAGCTGCTGGCCGCGCTCCCGGTGGGGGACTTTCACGGGATCGGCCCGGCGACCGCCGCGAAACTGGCCGGGATGGGCATCCGCACGGGTGCGGACCTGCGCGCCGCCGATCCGGCCGCCCTGACGGCGCGGTTCGGGGTGCACGGCGCGCACTTCTCGCGGATCGCGCGGGGCCTGGACGACCGGGCGGTCGAGCCGGACCGCCCGCACCGCAGCGTGGGCACCGAGGAGACGTACGGTCACGACCTGCGCGGCGTGGACGCGGTGGCCGCCCGCCTCCCCGTGCTGGCTCAGGGGGTGGAACGCCGCCTGGAGCGGGTGGGTCTGGCCGCGCGGACAGTGGTGCTGAAACTGAAGTTCGACGACCGCAGCGTCATCACGCGCCGGGTCACCCTCCCGCTGCCAGTTCACGCCGCGCCGGACCTGGCCCGCGCCGCCGCGCGCCTCCTGACGCCGGAGCTGCTCGCGGGCCGGGGCGTGCGGCTGGCGGGCATCACGGCGGCCGGACTGGTCCCGGCGGGGCAGCTGCCCACGCAACCGCTGCTGCTGGGCGGATAG
- a CDS encoding HAD family hydrolase, translated as MTLPLRAVIFDLDDTLFDDTGCTHVGLRALAAQSGLSVPPAELFARHAAHIRAIDPLLFRGELTAHEARVLRFTRLLTELGVPDPDGEAATVTYRGAYRAAWAPLPGAADVLRDLRAAGLRLAVLTNYVREVQALKLTHFGLDALVDAVLCVEEVPAAKPDPRAYYAACAALDVHPEQAVMVGDSCEKDVQGARRAGLRAVWVNRAGQAAPEPGVPVIAHLMELPGVLGLVPQR; from the coding sequence GTGACCCTGCCCCTGCGCGCCGTGATTTTCGACCTGGACGACACGCTGTTCGACGATACGGGCTGCACGCACGTGGGCCTGCGTGCCCTGGCGGCGCAGTCCGGCCTGAGCGTCCCGCCCGCCGAGCTGTTCGCGCGGCACGCGGCGCACATCCGCGCCATCGACCCGCTGCTGTTCCGGGGCGAATTGACCGCGCACGAGGCGCGGGTGCTGCGCTTCACGCGCCTCCTGACCGAACTGGGCGTGCCCGATCCGGACGGCGAGGCGGCGACCGTCACGTACCGGGGGGCGTACCGCGCCGCCTGGGCGCCCCTGCCCGGCGCGGCGGACGTGCTGCGGGACCTGCGCGCCGCCGGGCTGCGGCTGGCGGTCCTGACGAACTACGTGCGCGAGGTGCAGGCATTGAAACTCACGCATTTCGGACTGGACGCCCTGGTGGACGCGGTCCTGTGCGTGGAGGAGGTCCCGGCGGCGAAACCCGACCCGCGCGCCTACTACGCCGCCTGCGCCGCGCTGGACGTTCACCCTGAGCAGGCCGTGATGGTGGGCGACTCCTGTGAGAAGGACGTTCAGGGCGCCCGCCGGGCCGGACTGCGGGCGGTGTGGGTGAACCGCGCCGGTCAGGCCGCCCCGGAGCCGGGGGTGCCGGTCATTGCGCACCTGATGGAACTGCCGGGCGTGCTGGGCCTCGTGCCGCAACGCTGA
- a CDS encoding bifunctional 3-deoxy-7-phosphoheptulonate synthase/chorismate mutase, whose translation MTHQRSIEDLRAEVDQINRDLLTLLSKRGEVVAQIGHAKTQEGRPNHYDPAREDKQLKEIESLNQGPFTSAAVKAIFKEIFKASLDLEESNDKKQLLVSRKVKSEDTVLDIDGVRIGGDAPPTIVAGPCSIESEEQMEQTAAFLAARGVKILRGGAYKPRTSPYGFQGMGVDGLILGSRVAKEHGMLFVTEVMDTRDVEIVAEHADILQVGARNMHNFALLREVGRSRRPVLLKRGLSATIEEWLYAAEYILSEGNNEVILCERGIRTYEKWTRNTLDLSAVALAKQETHLPVIVDVTHAAGRRDLLIPLAKAALAVGADGIHVEVHPSPATALSDNEQQLDFAGYDKFSDALSSLLRQPATV comes from the coding sequence ATGACCCACCAGCGCAGCATCGAGGACCTCCGCGCCGAGGTCGACCAGATCAACCGTGACCTGCTGACCCTGCTGTCCAAACGCGGCGAGGTCGTCGCGCAGATCGGGCACGCCAAGACCCAGGAAGGCCGCCCGAACCACTACGACCCGGCCCGCGAGGACAAGCAGCTCAAGGAGATCGAGTCCCTGAACCAGGGCCCCTTCACCAGCGCCGCCGTGAAGGCGATCTTCAAGGAGATCTTCAAGGCCAGCCTGGACCTTGAGGAGAGCAACGACAAGAAGCAGCTGCTCGTGTCCCGCAAGGTCAAGAGCGAGGACACCGTGCTGGACATCGACGGCGTGCGCATCGGCGGGGACGCGCCCCCCACCATCGTCGCCGGGCCCTGCTCGATTGAAAGTGAGGAGCAGATGGAGCAGACGGCGGCGTTCCTTGCCGCGCGCGGCGTGAAGATCCTGCGTGGCGGCGCGTACAAGCCCCGCACCAGCCCCTACGGCTTCCAGGGCATGGGCGTGGACGGCCTGATCCTGGGCAGCCGCGTCGCCAAGGAGCACGGGATGCTGTTCGTGACGGAAGTCATGGACACCCGCGACGTGGAGATCGTCGCGGAGCACGCCGACATCCTGCAGGTCGGGGCGCGGAACATGCACAACTTCGCGCTGCTGCGCGAGGTGGGCCGCTCGCGCCGCCCGGTGCTGCTCAAGCGCGGCCTGAGCGCCACCATCGAGGAGTGGCTGTACGCCGCCGAGTACATCCTCTCCGAGGGGAACAACGAGGTGATTCTCTGCGAGCGTGGCATCCGCACGTACGAGAAGTGGACCCGCAACACCCTGGACCTGTCCGCCGTGGCGCTCGCCAAGCAGGAGACGCACCTGCCGGTCATCGTGGACGTCACGCACGCCGCCGGGCGCCGCGACCTGCTGATCCCCCTGGCGAAGGCCGCCCTGGCCGTCGGCGCGGACGGCATCCACGTCGAGGTGCACCCCAGCCCCGCCACCGCCCTGAGCGACAACGAGCAGCAGCTGGACTTCGCCGGGTACGACAAGTTCAGCGACGCCCTGAGCAGCCTGCTGCGCCAGCCCGCCACCGTCTGA
- a CDS encoding globin — protein sequence MTAPISLHAGGSLYDRIGPDALSALVTRFYSYVAQEPLLTPIFPADLTVTAEKQLAFLTGFLGGPPLYHERYGHPRLRARHLPFEITPARARAWLACMNAALRDAPQVGAEQISVDDARELYAALSRVAVHMVNAEDHPTS from the coding sequence ATGACGGCGCCCATCTCCCTGCACGCGGGCGGCAGCCTGTACGACCGGATCGGTCCGGACGCCCTGTCGGCCCTCGTCACGCGGTTCTACTCGTACGTGGCGCAGGAGCCGCTGCTCACGCCCATCTTCCCCGCCGACCTGACCGTGACCGCCGAGAAGCAGCTGGCGTTCCTGACCGGGTTCCTGGGCGGCCCGCCGCTGTACCACGAACGCTACGGGCACCCGCGTCTGCGGGCGCGGCACCTGCCGTTCGAGATCACCCCGGCGCGCGCGCGGGCGTGGCTGGCGTGCATGAACGCGGCGCTGCGGGACGCGCCGCAGGTCGGCGCGGAGCAGATCAGCGTGGACGACGCGCGGGAACTGTACGCGGCCCTGTCGCGCGTGGCGGTGCACATGGTGAACGCGGAGGACCACCCGACCTCCTGA
- a CDS encoding ABC transporter permease: MLTLLSLEFRKLFGARSVRLALLVTLLLPLLWAFAPRLDQLFAPGQAVALVSGWQLPFISIFTSIQFLLPLFIAVMAAEMIGAEVAHGTLAPLLLRPVDRTRVILSKLIVAISYPFILLLVTLLGSLIAGLSLGYGNFQGGTGLGAGGLVGVGTLTSEAAFGEVMRGTLLAGISLMPIAALALLFGILYLNTAAAALATFATLIVMRLFVVLPQAIQPVLLTNYFQLFLPSNQDTLGKDIILLLIYTVGFGLLSIFAFDRRDV; this comes from the coding sequence ATGCTGACCCTGCTCAGCCTGGAATTCCGCAAACTGTTCGGCGCGCGCAGCGTCCGCCTGGCGCTGCTCGTCACGCTGCTGCTGCCGCTGCTGTGGGCGTTCGCGCCGCGCCTGGACCAGCTGTTCGCGCCGGGTCAGGCGGTCGCGCTGGTCAGCGGGTGGCAGCTGCCGTTCATCAGCATCTTCACCAGCATCCAGTTCCTGCTGCCGCTGTTCATCGCCGTGATGGCCGCCGAGATGATCGGCGCAGAGGTCGCGCACGGCACGCTGGCGCCGCTGCTGCTGCGTCCCGTGGACCGCACCCGCGTGATCCTCAGCAAGCTGATCGTGGCGATCTCGTACCCGTTCATCCTGCTGCTCGTGACGCTGCTCGGGTCGCTCATCGCGGGCCTGTCGCTGGGCTACGGGAACTTCCAGGGTGGCACCGGCCTGGGCGCCGGCGGCCTGGTGGGTGTCGGCACGCTGACCAGCGAGGCGGCGTTCGGGGAGGTCATGCGCGGCACGCTGCTCGCCGGGATCTCCCTGATGCCCATCGCGGCGCTGGCGCTGCTGTTCGGCATCCTGTACCTGAACACCGCCGCCGCCGCGCTGGCGACCTTCGCGACGCTGATCGTCATGCGGCTGTTCGTGGTGCTGCCCCAGGCGATCCAGCCGGTGCTGCTCACGAACTACTTCCAGCTGTTCCTGCCCAGCAACCAGGACACGCTGGGCAAGGACATCATCCTGCTGCTGATCTACACGGTGGGGTTCGGCCTGCTGAGCATCTTCGCGTTCGACCGCCGCGACGTATAA
- a CDS encoding ABC transporter ATP-binding protein, protein MTKQGAPAVPAIEVRGLYKTYGSNAVLEDVHLTVKPGEVYALTGPNGAGKTTLIRTMTGLAFPSDGEVRLLGRDVHTDGQRARAYLGAVVEAPAKFYPQFTGTQNLQIHANLSAMAPGGRRISRDRIREVLALLELTRMADRRVGEFSLGQRQRLGVASAMLAEPKVLILDEPTSGLDPLGIGLIHRIVTSLATSGCAVVLSTHHLREIATYAHTVGILTGGRLVDTVDLRARQAAYRFRVDDPVGAAAVLERLPFVRRVSTRTPYAIAHLGGESRVPDALSHLHNEGIRVFEASPDHFDLYEYYRERVEQA, encoded by the coding sequence GTGACGAAGCAAGGTGCGCCAGCCGTCCCGGCGATCGAGGTCCGGGGGCTGTACAAGACATACGGTTCGAACGCCGTCCTGGAGGACGTGCACCTGACCGTGAAGCCCGGAGAGGTTTACGCCCTGACCGGCCCGAACGGCGCCGGGAAGACCACCCTGATCCGCACCATGACGGGCCTCGCCTTCCCCTCGGACGGCGAGGTCCGGCTGCTGGGGCGTGACGTGCACACCGACGGCCAGCGGGCCCGCGCGTACCTGGGCGCCGTCGTGGAGGCCCCCGCGAAGTTCTACCCGCAGTTCACGGGCACGCAGAACCTGCAGATTCACGCGAACCTGTCGGCCATGGCGCCCGGCGGGCGCCGGATCAGCCGCGACCGCATCCGCGAGGTGCTGGCCCTGCTGGAACTGACCCGCATGGCCGACCGGCGCGTCGGGGAGTTCTCGCTGGGGCAGCGGCAGCGGCTGGGCGTGGCGAGCGCCATGCTGGCCGAACCGAAGGTCCTGATCCTGGACGAACCGACCAGCGGCCTGGACCCGCTGGGCATCGGGCTGATCCACCGGATCGTGACCAGCCTCGCCACGAGCGGCTGCGCGGTCGTGCTGAGCACGCACCACCTGCGGGAGATCGCCACGTACGCGCACACGGTCGGCATCCTGACCGGCGGGCGACTGGTGGACACGGTGGACCTGCGCGCCCGGCAGGCCGCGTACCGCTTCCGGGTGGACGACCCGGTGGGCGCGGCGGCGGTGCTGGAACGCCTGCCGTTCGTGCGGCGCGTGAGCACCCGCACGCCGTACGCGATCGCGCACCTGGGCGGCGAGTCGCGCGTGCCGGACGCCCTGTCGCACCTGCACAACGAGGGCATCCGCGTGTTCGAGGCCAGCCCGGACCACTTCGACCTGTACGAGTACTACCGCGAACGCGTGGAGCAAGCATGA
- a CDS encoding 1,4-dihydroxy-6-naphthoate synthase, with translation MSTDALSPVSSPESPVSSPGSSAELPAVVDLGYSFCPNDTFIFHALHAGLVRGPLPVREVLEDVQTLNEWAVAGRLPMTKISYRAYFEVMDRYVALRAGGALGRGVGPLVVTRGDVQDLNGRTVASPGALTTAELLLRLVFPGVNVVRMRYDEVMPAVQRGEHAGQSIDAGLIIHESRFTFHEYGLTRLLDLGAWWEGETGLPLPLGAILVRRDLPQDVQRGLNAAVRASLEYAYAHPDAARAYIREHALEMSDEVMQAHIDLYVNPFSLDVGDEGERAVRELHRRAVEVGATLPAVGALFVE, from the coding sequence ATGAGCACGGACGCCCTCTCCCCTGTTTCGTCCCCCGAGTCCCCTGTTTCTTCCCCCGGGTCCTCTGCCGAGCTGCCTGCGGTGGTGGACCTGGGGTACTCGTTCTGCCCGAACGACACGTTCATCTTTCACGCGCTGCACGCGGGGCTGGTGCGGGGGCCGCTGCCGGTGCGGGAGGTGCTGGAGGACGTGCAGACCCTGAACGAGTGGGCGGTGGCGGGGCGGTTGCCGATGACGAAGATCAGTTACCGCGCGTACTTCGAGGTGATGGACCGGTACGTGGCGCTGCGCGCGGGCGGGGCGCTGGGGCGGGGCGTGGGGCCGCTGGTCGTGACGCGCGGGGACGTGCAGGACCTGAACGGGCGGACGGTGGCGTCCCCGGGCGCGCTGACCACGGCGGAACTGCTGCTGCGGCTGGTGTTCCCGGGAGTGAACGTGGTGCGGATGCGCTACGACGAGGTGATGCCTGCCGTGCAGCGCGGCGAGCACGCGGGGCAGTCCATCGACGCGGGCCTGATCATTCACGAGTCGCGCTTCACCTTCCACGAGTACGGATTGACCCGCCTGCTGGACCTGGGCGCGTGGTGGGAAGGTGAGACGGGGCTCCCCCTCCCGCTGGGCGCGATCCTGGTGCGCCGCGACCTGCCGCAGGACGTGCAGCGCGGCCTGAACGCGGCGGTGCGGGCCAGCCTGGAGTACGCGTACGCGCACCCGGACGCAGCGCGCGCGTACATCCGCGAGCACGCGCTGGAGATGTCGGACGAGGTCATGCAGGCGCACATCGACCTGTACGTGAATCCCTTCAGTCTGGACGTGGGCGACGAGGGCGAGCGGGCCGTGCGGGAACTGCACCGCCGCGCGGTGGAGGTCGGCGCGACCCTCCCCGCGGTAGGGGCGCTGTTCGTCGAGTGA
- a CDS encoding DUF6174 domain-containing protein produces MTPSVRRTVPRVLLTGLLTAVTGAALAGGGSGPQTGAPTTAPFGCRAGYVRPDFKALNAQLTQARALWASQRPANYTYDVNQIAAPVLFPGTRVTVSGGRVTRTALAPGQEGTVNPALSARTMDARFDEMAAALRDQAKAPCPIVRQNFDPTYGYPTRFASGLGDEGIADGFGEWNISNFTVN; encoded by the coding sequence ATGACCCCCAGCGTCCGCCGCACCGTCCCGCGCGTCCTCCTGACCGGCCTGCTGACCGCCGTGACCGGCGCGGCCCTCGCAGGTGGCGGCAGCGGCCCCCAGACTGGCGCGCCCACCACCGCCCCCTTTGGCTGCCGCGCCGGGTACGTCCGCCCCGACTTCAAGGCCCTGAACGCCCAGCTGACCCAGGCCCGCGCCCTGTGGGCCAGCCAGCGCCCCGCGAACTACACCTACGACGTGAACCAGATCGCCGCGCCTGTCCTGTTCCCCGGCACCCGCGTCACCGTCAGCGGTGGCCGCGTGACCCGCACCGCCCTGGCCCCCGGACAGGAAGGCACCGTGAACCCCGCCCTGTCCGCCCGCACCATGGACGCCCGCTTCGACGAGATGGCCGCCGCTCTCAGGGATCAGGCGAAGGCCCCCTGCCCCATCGTCCGGCAGAACTTCGACCCCACCTACGGCTACCCCACCCGCTTCGCGTCCGGCCTCGGCGACGAGGGGATCGCCGACGGCTTCGGCGAGTGGAACATCAGCAACTTCACCGTGAACTGA
- the ribF gene encoding riboflavin biosynthesis protein RibF: MKTYVSPGQRPDTATVVAVGSFDGVHLGHQALIAQLKAKAREHRVPSVVYTFDPPTRVLTQGVEFLSTLPEKLDLLARYGVDETIAASFTPEFASRPKEAFLDDLRLLRPRAIVVGEDFHFGRGRAGSAADLREVAPEVVVVPIHGLSGEDIKSTRVREYLKSGDVDGARRLLGRHYDAQGVVVQGDQLGRTIGWPTANIRVPDGKALPLGVFAVVAVGDHGRWHGMANVGFRPTVNGTDRRFEVHLFDYSGDLYGQELQIKFFTHLRGEQKFSGLDELKAQIARDAQAARDALKDVR; encoded by the coding sequence TCCGGACACCGCCACGGTGGTCGCGGTGGGGTCGTTCGACGGGGTGCACCTGGGGCATCAGGCGCTCATCGCGCAGCTGAAGGCCAAGGCGCGCGAGCACCGCGTGCCCAGCGTGGTGTACACCTTCGATCCGCCCACGCGGGTCCTGACGCAGGGTGTGGAGTTCCTGTCCACCCTCCCGGAGAAGCTGGACCTGCTGGCCCGCTACGGCGTGGACGAGACCATCGCGGCGTCGTTCACGCCGGAGTTCGCGTCCCGCCCGAAGGAGGCGTTCCTGGACGACCTGCGCCTGCTGCGCCCCCGCGCGATTGTCGTCGGTGAGGACTTCCACTTCGGGCGGGGCCGCGCCGGAAGTGCCGCCGACCTGCGGGAGGTCGCGCCGGAGGTCGTCGTGGTGCCCATCCACGGCCTGAGCGGCGAGGACATCAAGAGCACCCGCGTGCGCGAGTACCTCAAGAGCGGGGACGTGGACGGCGCGCGCCGCCTGCTGGGCCGCCATTACGACGCGCAGGGCGTCGTCGTGCAGGGCGACCAGCTGGGGCGCACCATCGGCTGGCCCACCGCGAACATCCGCGTGCCGGACGGTAAGGCGCTGCCGCTGGGCGTGTTCGCCGTGGTGGCCGTCGGGGATCACGGGCGCTGGCACGGCATGGCGAACGTCGGCTTCCGCCCCACCGTGAACGGCACCGACCGCCGCTTCGAGGTGCACCTGTTCGACTACAGCGGCGACCTGTACGGCCAGGAATTGCAGATCAAGTTCTTCACGCACCTGCGCGGCGAGCAGAAATTCAGCGGCCTGGACGAACTGAAAGCCCAGATCGCCCGCGACGCGCAGGCGGCCCGCGACGCCCTGAAAGACGTCCGGTAA